A genomic window from Chelonoidis abingdonii isolate Lonesome George chromosome 26, CheloAbing_2.0, whole genome shotgun sequence includes:
- the TRAPPC5 gene encoding trafficking protein particle complex subunit 5: protein MDSRFTRGKSAILERSLTRPKTEVSLSAFSLLFSEIVQYCQNRVYSVSELQNKLSELGQQVGARILDVLVMREKNGKRETKVINILLFIKVTVWKALFGKEADKLEQANDDDKTYYIIEKEPLINTYISVPKENSTLNCASFTAGIVEAILTYSGFPAKVTAHWHKGTTLMIKFDESVIARDKALDGR from the coding sequence ATGGATTCACGCTTCACACGTGGGAAATCTGCCATCCTGGAGCGGTCTCTGACCCGGCCAAAGACGGAGGTCAGCCTGAGCGCGTTCTCTCTGCTCTTCTCTGAGATAGTCCAGTACTGTCAGAACCGGGTGTACTCCGTCTCAGAGCTCCAGAACAAGCTCTCTGAGCTGGGCCAGCAGGTGGGAGCTCGCATCCTGGATGTGCTGGTCATGCGGGAGAAAAACGGCAAGCGAGAGACCAAGGTTATCAACATTCTCCTCTTCATCAAGGTGACGGTGTGGAAGGCCTTGTTCGGAAAGGAGGCAGACAAGCTGGAGCAGGCCAATGATGATGACAAGACCTACTACATCATCGAGAAAGAGCCACTGATCAACACGTACATCTCGGTGCCCAAGGAGAATAGCACACTCAACTGTGCCTCCTTCACAGCTGGCATCGTGGAAGCCATCCTCACCTACAGCGGCTTCCCTGCCAAGGTCACGGCCCACTGGCACAAGGGCACCACACTCATGATCAAATTTGATGAGTCCGTCATCGCGCgagacaaagccctggatggccGCTAA